Proteins co-encoded in one Apium graveolens cultivar Ventura unplaced genomic scaffold, ASM990537v1 ctg1622, whole genome shotgun sequence genomic window:
- the LOC141699993 gene encoding uncharacterized protein LOC141699993, with amino-acid sequence MANLAKLEFVALDVSGNNYLSWVLDAELHLSANGLKDTIDPEKIPTVEQNAKAIIFHRHHIHENLKSEYLTIKNPLTLWNNLKDRFDHQKLVHLPSTRNDWISLRLQDFKSVAEYNSAIFKISSKLILCGENITDAEMIEKTLSTFHPNTMILAQQYRERNFQKSLDTSHRLCPVT; translated from the coding sequence ATGGCGAATCTTGCAAAATTAGAGTTTGTTGCCTTAGATGTTTCGGGGAATAATTATTTGTCATGGGTCCTTGATGCGGAATTACACCTTAGTGCTAATGGCCTAAAAGATACTATTGACCCGGAAAAAATCCCAACTGTTGAACAAAATGCAAAAGCGATTATCTTTCATAGGCATCACATCCACGAAAATCTAAAATCTGAATACCTCACTATCAAAAATCCACTCACCCTTTGGAATAATCTCAAGGATAGATTTGATCACCAGAAACTTGTTCACTTGCCATCTACCCGAAATGACTGGATTAGTTTGAGATTACAAGATTTCAAATCTGTAGCTGAATATAATTCTGCTATTTTCAAGATAagctcaaaattaattttatgtggTGAAAATATTACTGATGCTGAAATGATTGAAAAGACCCTCTCAACCTTTCACCCCAATACTATGATCCTGGCTCAACAATATAGGGAGCgtaattttcaaaaatcattagATACGTCCCACAGGCTCTGCCCAGTTACCTAA